One window of the Streptomyces sp. NBC_00259 genome contains the following:
- a CDS encoding calcium-binding protein, whose product MSALVVLVVGGPFFLSTSTVAAAPGTRSRAVESTPSIQSSTTSHSSDSKCEDARPTRVGTEENDVIIGTPGNDVIFALGGSDTVYALGGNDLICGGPGNDTLNGDRDNDRLTGGPGDDQLFGGWGNDNLEGESGNDELRGETGNDELSGDSGNDRLSGFLGDDTLYGGRGNDELRGGRDNDQLFGKAGNDRLFGEAGDDALDGGEGTNRNNGGTGINSCVDPSDGPGCND is encoded by the coding sequence GTGTCCGCACTCGTCGTGCTCGTCGTCGGGGGGCCGTTCTTCCTGTCCACCTCCACCGTGGCCGCCGCACCCGGAACACGGAGCCGAGCCGTCGAATCGACCCCCTCGATCCAGTCGAGCACCACGTCCCACTCGAGCGACTCGAAGTGCGAGGACGCCAGACCCACCAGAGTGGGCACCGAGGAGAACGACGTCATCATCGGCACCCCCGGCAACGACGTCATCTTCGCGCTCGGAGGCAGTGACACGGTCTACGCACTCGGGGGCAACGACCTCATCTGCGGCGGCCCGGGCAACGACACCCTCAACGGCGACCGGGACAACGATCGGCTCACCGGTGGCCCGGGCGACGACCAGCTCTTCGGCGGCTGGGGCAACGACAACCTCGAGGGCGAATCGGGCAACGACGAGCTGCGCGGTGAGACGGGCAACGACGAGCTCTCCGGCGACTCGGGCAACGACAGGCTCTCCGGCTTCCTGGGCGACGACACCCTCTACGGCGGCAGGGGCAACGACGAGCTCCGCGGCGGAAGGGACAACGACCAGCTCTTCGGCAAGGCGGGCAACGACCGGCTCTTCGGGGAAGCCGGCGACGACGCCCTGGACGGCGGAGAGGGCACGAACCGCAACAACGGCGGAACCGGGATCAACTCCTGCGTCGACCCGAGCGACGGCCCCGGCTGCAACGACTGA
- the rnc gene encoding ribonuclease III — translation MSDSISSASSHTLLEGRLGYQLESALLVRALTHRSYAYENGGLPTNERLEFLGDSVLGLVVTDTLYRTHPDLPEGQLAKLRAAVVNSRALAEVGRGLDLGSFIRLGRGEEGTGGRDKASILADTLEAVIGAVYLDQGLDVASELVHRLFDPLIEKSSNLGAGLDWKTSLQELTAAEGLGVPEYLVSETGPDHEKTFTAAARVGGVSYGTGTGRSKKEAEQQAAESAWRAIRAAADERAAADERAAADERAAAAKAAEAAQPADDEGAADTPSPRATA, via the coding sequence ATGTCCGACAGCATCAGTTCTGCCTCGTCCCACACGCTTCTGGAAGGGCGGCTCGGGTATCAGCTCGAGTCCGCCCTTCTGGTGCGTGCGCTGACCCACCGTTCGTACGCGTACGAGAACGGCGGCCTGCCCACCAATGAGCGGCTCGAGTTCCTCGGGGACTCGGTGCTCGGACTGGTGGTCACGGACACGCTGTACCGCACCCACCCCGATCTGCCCGAGGGCCAGCTGGCCAAGCTCCGGGCCGCGGTGGTCAATTCGCGTGCGCTGGCGGAGGTCGGCCGTGGCCTCGACCTGGGCTCCTTCATCCGGCTCGGCCGGGGCGAAGAGGGCACGGGCGGCCGGGACAAGGCGTCCATCCTCGCCGACACCCTGGAAGCGGTGATCGGCGCGGTCTATCTCGACCAAGGCCTCGACGTGGCGTCCGAGCTGGTCCACCGGCTCTTCGACCCACTGATCGAGAAGTCCTCGAACCTCGGGGCCGGCCTGGACTGGAAGACCAGCCTCCAGGAACTCACGGCGGCCGAGGGGCTCGGCGTCCCGGAGTACCTGGTCTCCGAGACCGGTCCGGACCACGAGAAGACCTTCACTGCTGCTGCCCGCGTCGGTGGTGTCTCGTACGGCACCGGCACCGGCCGCAGCAAGAAGGAAGCGGAACAGCAGGCGGCGGAGTCCGCGTGGCGCGCGATCCGCGCCGCGGCGGACGAGCGCGCGGCGGCGGACGAGCGCGCGGCGGCGGACGAGCGTGCGGCGGCGGCGAAGGCCGCGGAAGCCGCTCAGCCCGCAGACGACGAAGGGGCCGCCGACACTCCTTCACCTCGGGCCACGGCCTGA
- a CDS encoding YceD family protein encodes MLRRNRGPPHDPKAGEALNARLDHRNPLVFDTHELGRRPGALQRLSRSVPAPGAPAILGIEGVIGVPEGAPVELELRLESVMEGVLVTGTARAAVEGECVRCLEPLRQEVAADFQEMFSYPDADERGRPKAEPVDDAEDDEDRLFLEDGLFDLEPVLRDAVVLALPMQPVCREDCAGLCSQCGTNLNDDPEHHHDAVDIRWAALQGLTDSLGTGEKDEMSGAEAGVDEKQEK; translated from the coding sequence ATGCTGCGCCGAAACCGCGGCCCCCCACACGATCCGAAAGCAGGAGAAGCCCTGAACGCCCGCCTCGACCACCGCAACCCTCTCGTGTTCGACACACACGAGCTGGGCCGGCGGCCCGGTGCGCTCCAGCGGCTCTCCCGCTCGGTTCCGGCGCCCGGTGCGCCGGCGATCCTCGGCATCGAGGGGGTCATCGGCGTGCCGGAGGGCGCGCCTGTGGAGCTTGAGCTCCGCCTCGAGTCCGTCATGGAAGGGGTGCTTGTCACAGGCACCGCCCGTGCAGCGGTCGAGGGGGAGTGCGTAAGGTGTCTGGAGCCGCTGCGCCAAGAGGTCGCGGCGGACTTCCAGGAGATGTTCTCGTACCCCGACGCCGACGAACGGGGCCGCCCCAAGGCGGAGCCCGTCGACGACGCCGAGGACGACGAGGACAGGCTCTTCCTCGAGGACGGTTTGTTCGACCTCGAGCCTGTGCTGCGTGATGCGGTGGTGCTCGCACTGCCGATGCAGCCGGTGTGCCGGGAGGACTGTGCAGGACTGTGTTCCCAATGCGGGACCAACCTGAACGACGACCCGGAGCACCACCATGACGCCGTCGACATCCGTTGGGCGGCACTGCAGGGACTCACCGATTCACTCGGAACCGGTGAGAAGGACGAGATGAGCGGCGCCGAAGCGGGCGTCGACGAGAAGCAGGAGAAGTAG
- the rpmF gene encoding 50S ribosomal protein L32: MAVPKRKMSRSNTRHRRSQWKAAVPTLVSCERCQEPKQQHIACPSCGTYNKRQVLEV, from the coding sequence GTGGCTGTTCCGAAGCGGAAGATGTCGCGCAGCAACACGCGCCACCGCCGGTCGCAGTGGAAGGCTGCGGTCCCCACCCTGGTTTCGTGTGAGCGTTGCCAGGAGCCGAAGCAGCAGCACATCGCGTGCCCGAGCTGCGGCACCTACAACAAGCGCCAGGTCCTCGAGGTCTGA
- a CDS encoding cell division initiation protein encodes MDVQKKLDEIVEAVGNARSMPMSASCVVNRAELLAMLEEVRQALPGSLAQAQELIGGRDQMVEHARQEAQRIIEAAHSERGSLISDTQIARQSQDEADRILAEARRDAEEIRAEADDYVDSKLANFEVVLNKTIGSVDRGREKLLGRGPGLDEQGYADEDAPEYSADPQTLIQRADDYVDAKLGAFEAVLSKTLEAVGRGRQKLHGRIATDDLGAHVAAQDAAGGMQHTSDADYLAGLAELADPAPQVQQAVQIPAQADQYAYQQQDQQQAQPQPQYQDTYAYQQDPYAYQQQGYDQAYAYQQQAQPQHQDPYAYQQPQAQPQPQAAALDETSFFDTSMIDLEQLRRYEQGR; translated from the coding sequence GTGGACGTGCAGAAGAAGCTCGACGAGATCGTCGAGGCGGTCGGGAACGCCCGGTCCATGCCCATGTCGGCCTCCTGCGTGGTCAACCGCGCCGAGTTGCTCGCGATGCTCGAAGAGGTGCGCCAGGCACTGCCCGGCTCGCTCGCCCAGGCGCAGGAGCTGATCGGCGGCCGGGACCAGATGGTCGAGCACGCCCGCCAGGAGGCCCAGCGGATCATCGAGGCCGCCCACTCGGAGCGTGGCTCGCTGATCTCCGACACCCAGATCGCCCGGCAGTCCCAGGACGAGGCCGACCGCATCCTCGCCGAGGCCCGCCGGGATGCCGAGGAGATCCGCGCCGAGGCCGACGACTACGTCGACTCCAAGCTCGCCAACTTCGAGGTCGTCCTCAACAAGACCATCGGCTCGGTCGACCGCGGCCGCGAGAAGCTGCTCGGCCGCGGGCCCGGGCTGGACGAGCAGGGGTACGCCGACGAGGACGCCCCCGAGTACAGCGCGGACCCGCAGACGCTGATCCAGCGCGCCGACGACTACGTGGACGCCAAGCTCGGTGCCTTCGAGGCGGTGCTCTCCAAGACGCTCGAGGCCGTCGGCCGCGGCAGGCAGAAGCTGCACGGCCGTATCGCCACCGACGATCTCGGCGCGCACGTCGCCGCCCAGGACGCCGCCGGGGGCATGCAGCACACGAGCGACGCGGACTACCTGGCCGGGCTGGCGGAACTGGCGGATCCCGCGCCGCAGGTCCAGCAGGCGGTGCAGATCCCCGCGCAGGCGGATCAGTACGCCTACCAGCAGCAGGACCAGCAGCAGGCCCAGCCCCAGCCCCAGTACCAGGACACGTACGCTTACCAGCAGGACCCCTACGCGTACCAGCAGCAGGGCTACGACCAGGCGTACGCGTACCAGCAGCAGGCTCAGCCCCAGCACCAGGACCCGTACGCGTACCAGCAGCCCCAGGCCCAGCCGCAGCCCCAGGCCGCCGCGCTGGACGAGACCAGCTTCTTCGACACGAGCATGATCGACCTGGAGCAGCTGCGGCGCTACGAGCAGGGTCGCTGA
- a CDS encoding AAA family ATPase, which produces MHLKAMTLRGFKSFASATTLRFEPGITCVVGPNGSGKSNVVDALSWVMGEQGAKSLRGGKMEDVIFAGTTGRPPLGRAEVSLTIDNSDGALPIEYAEVTITRIMFRNGGSEYQINGDTCRLLDIQELLSDSGIGREMHVIVGQGQLDSVLHADPMGRRAFIEEAAGVLKHRKRKEKALRKLDAMQANLARVQDLTDELRRQLKPLGRQAAVARRAAVIQADLRDARLRLLADDLVRMREALRTEVADEAALKERKEAAEADLKAAQAREADLEDEVRRLAPRLQRAQQTWYELSQLAERVRGTVSLADARVKSATAAPTEERRGRDPEDMEREAARIREQEAELEAALDAAERALDDTVAHRAELERELAVEERRLKDVARAIADRREGLARLNGQVNAARSRAASAQAEIGRLAAARDEAQERATAAQEEYEQLKAEVDGLDADDSSLAGQHDAARRELAEAESALSAAREAATAAERKRAAVAARHDALAQGLRRKDGTGALLSARDRLSGVLGPAAELLTVTPGYEIPVAAALGAAADAIAVTDPATAAEAIRLLRKQDAGRASLLLSVPKQAASDGAGAAPATGDGAMPGGGLPASAREPVPGPAPAGGAASVPARAALDDGAGSPAHARDRVPSVPLQDRGVVSDVAPGGPPRVAELVRGPGELMPAVERLVREMVVVGTLEDAEDLVRTRPGLIAVTAEGDVLGAHFAHGGSAGAPSLLEVQASVDEAAAELEELAVRCEELAVRQHESTERRTASAALVEELGERRRAAEKEKAGFAQQLGRLAGQARGAAGEAERTAAAAERAEEALEKALYEAEELAERLVVAEETPVEEEPDTSVRDRLAADGANARQTEMEARLQVRTHEERVKGLAGRADALDRGARAEREARARAEQRRARLRHEATVAQAVAHGARQLLAHVEVSVVRAEQERAAAEAAKAERERELTAARAEGRDLKSELDKLTDSVHRGEVLGAEKRLRIEQLETRALEELGVEPAGLVSEYGPDQLVPPSPPAEGEELPEDPEHPRNQPRPFARAEQEKRLKSAERAYQQLGKVNPLALEEFAALEERHKFLSEQLEDLKKTRADLLQVVKEVDERVEQVFTEAYRDTAREFEGVFSRLFPGGEGRLILTDPDNMLTTGVDVEARPPGKKVKRLSLLSGGERSLTAVAMLVSIFKARPSPFYVMDEVEAALDDTNLQRLIRIMQELQESSQLIVITHQKRTMEVADALYGVSMQGDGVSKVISQRLR; this is translated from the coding sequence GTGCACCTCAAGGCCATGACCCTGCGCGGGTTCAAATCCTTCGCCTCCGCGACGACGCTGCGCTTCGAGCCCGGCATCACCTGTGTCGTGGGGCCGAACGGTTCCGGCAAGTCCAATGTCGTGGACGCGCTGTCCTGGGTCATGGGTGAACAAGGGGCGAAATCCCTGCGCGGCGGGAAGATGGAGGACGTCATCTTCGCCGGGACGACCGGGCGGCCGCCGCTCGGCCGCGCCGAGGTGTCGCTGACGATCGACAACTCCGACGGGGCGCTGCCGATCGAATACGCCGAGGTCACGATTACGCGGATCATGTTCCGCAACGGCGGCAGCGAATACCAGATCAACGGGGACACCTGCCGGCTGCTGGACATTCAGGAACTGCTCTCCGACTCGGGTATCGGGCGCGAGATGCATGTCATCGTCGGGCAGGGACAGCTCGACTCCGTGCTGCACGCCGACCCGATGGGGCGCCGGGCGTTCATCGAGGAGGCCGCGGGCGTTCTCAAGCACCGCAAGCGGAAAGAGAAGGCGCTGCGGAAACTGGACGCGATGCAGGCGAACCTGGCCCGCGTCCAGGACCTGACGGACGAACTGCGGCGTCAGCTCAAGCCGCTGGGGCGGCAGGCCGCCGTGGCGCGCCGGGCCGCCGTCATCCAGGCGGATCTGCGCGACGCGCGACTGCGCCTGCTCGCCGACGACCTCGTACGGATGCGGGAGGCGCTCAGGACCGAGGTCGCCGACGAGGCCGCGCTGAAGGAACGCAAAGAGGCCGCGGAAGCGGATCTCAAGGCGGCGCAGGCGCGTGAGGCGGATCTCGAGGACGAGGTACGGCGGCTGGCGCCACGGCTGCAGCGGGCCCAGCAGACCTGGTACGAGCTGTCGCAACTGGCCGAGCGGGTCCGGGGCACGGTGTCGCTGGCCGACGCCCGGGTCAAGAGCGCCACGGCGGCGCCCACGGAGGAACGGCGCGGCCGCGATCCCGAGGACATGGAGCGCGAGGCCGCCCGGATCCGCGAGCAGGAGGCGGAGCTGGAGGCCGCGCTGGATGCGGCCGAACGCGCGCTGGACGACACCGTCGCCCATCGGGCCGAACTGGAGCGCGAGCTGGCGGTCGAGGAGCGCCGGCTGAAGGACGTCGCACGGGCGATCGCCGACCGGCGTGAAGGGCTGGCCCGGCTGAACGGTCAGGTCAACGCGGCCCGTTCGCGTGCCGCCTCCGCCCAGGCGGAGATCGGCCGGCTCGCGGCTGCCCGGGACGAGGCGCAGGAGCGGGCGACAGCGGCCCAGGAGGAGTACGAGCAGCTCAAGGCCGAGGTCGACGGGCTGGACGCGGACGACTCGTCGCTCGCCGGACAGCACGACGCCGCCAGGCGCGAACTGGCCGAGGCGGAGTCCGCTTTGTCCGCCGCACGGGAAGCGGCCACGGCGGCGGAGCGCAAGCGCGCCGCCGTCGCCGCCCGCCACGACGCTCTCGCCCAGGGCCTGCGCCGCAAGGACGGCACCGGCGCCCTGCTCTCCGCCCGGGACAGGCTGTCCGGCGTGCTGGGCCCGGCCGCCGAACTTCTGACGGTGACCCCTGGCTACGAGATCCCGGTCGCCGCGGCCCTCGGCGCGGCGGCGGACGCGATCGCCGTCACCGACCCCGCGACGGCCGCCGAAGCGATCCGTCTGCTGCGCAAGCAGGACGCGGGCCGGGCGTCCCTGCTGCTGTCCGTCCCGAAGCAGGCCGCCTCCGACGGAGCCGGCGCCGCCCCGGCCACCGGCGACGGGGCCATGCCGGGCGGCGGACTGCCCGCCTCGGCGCGCGAGCCCGTGCCGGGCCCGGCGCCGGCCGGTGGCGCGGCGTCAGTTCCGGCTCGGGCGGCGCTCGACGACGGGGCCGGGAGCCCTGCGCACGCGCGGGACCGCGTCCCGTCGGTGCCGCTCCAGGACCGGGGCGTCGTCTCCGACGTGGCACCCGGCGGACCGCCGCGGGTCGCCGAGCTGGTGCGGGGGCCGGGGGAGCTGATGCCCGCGGTGGAGCGCCTCGTACGGGAGATGGTGGTCGTCGGCACCCTGGAGGACGCCGAGGACCTGGTCCGGACGCGGCCTGGGCTGATCGCCGTCACCGCCGAAGGCGATGTGCTCGGCGCGCACTTCGCGCACGGCGGCTCCGCGGGGGCGCCCAGCCTGCTGGAGGTGCAGGCGTCGGTCGACGAGGCCGCCGCCGAGCTGGAGGAGCTGGCCGTACGGTGCGAGGAACTCGCCGTGCGGCAGCACGAGAGCACCGAGCGGCGCACGGCGTCCGCCGCGCTCGTCGAGGAACTGGGCGAGCGGCGGCGGGCCGCCGAGAAGGAGAAGGCCGGCTTCGCCCAGCAGCTGGGCCGGCTGGCGGGACAGGCGCGTGGGGCGGCCGGGGAGGCCGAACGTACGGCCGCGGCGGCCGAGCGCGCCGAAGAGGCGCTGGAGAAGGCGCTGTACGAGGCGGAGGAATTGGCGGAGCGGCTGGTCGTCGCCGAGGAGACTCCCGTCGAGGAGGAGCCGGACACCTCCGTACGGGATCGGCTCGCGGCCGACGGCGCCAACGCCCGGCAGACCGAGATGGAGGCGCGGCTCCAGGTCCGTACCCACGAGGAGCGTGTGAAAGGGCTCGCGGGGCGCGCCGACGCGCTGGACCGTGGCGCACGCGCCGAGCGCGAGGCACGGGCGCGCGCCGAACAGCGCCGCGCGCGGCTCCGCCACGAGGCCACCGTGGCCCAGGCGGTGGCCCATGGCGCCCGTCAGCTCCTCGCACATGTCGAGGTGTCCGTCGTACGGGCCGAGCAGGAACGTGCCGCCGCCGAGGCCGCGAAGGCCGAGCGCGAGCGGGAGCTGACCGCCGCCCGCGCCGAGGGCCGGGACCTCAAGAGCGAGCTCGACAAGCTCACCGACTCGGTCCACCGCGGCGAGGTCCTCGGCGCGGAGAAGCGTCTGCGCATCGAGCAGCTGGAGACCAGGGCCCTGGAGGAGCTGGGCGTCGAGCCCGCGGGCCTCGTCTCCGAGTACGGCCCCGATCAGCTCGTACCGCCGTCACCGCCCGCCGAGGGCGAGGAGCTTCCGGAGGACCCCGAGCATCCGCGCAACCAGCCGCGGCCGTTCGCCCGCGCCGAGCAGGAGAAGCGGCTCAAGTCCGCCGAACGGGCGTACCAGCAGCTCGGAAAGGTGAATCCGCTCGCTCTGGAGGAGTTCGCGGCGCTGGAGGAACGTCATAAGTTCCTGTCCGAGCAGCTGGAAGACCTGAAGAAGACCCGCGCCGACCTCCTGCAGGTCGTCAAGGAGGTCGACGAACGCGTCGAGCAGGTGTTCACGGAGGCGTACCGGGACACCGCACGCGAGTTCGAGGGCGTCTTCTCGCGGCTCTTCCCCGGTGGTGAGGGCCGGCTCATTCTGACCGACCCCGACAACATGCTCACCACGGGCGTGGACGTGGAGGCCCGGCCGCCGGGCAAGAAGGTCAAGCGGCTGTCGCTGCTGTCCGGCGGTGAGCGCTCGCTGACCGCCGTGGCGATGCTGGTGTCGATCTTCAAGGCGCGGCCCAGCCCGTTCTACGTCATGGACGAGGTCGAGGCGGCGCTCGACGACACCAACCTCCAGCGGCTCATCCGCATCATGCAGGAGCTGCAGGAGAGTTCCCAGCTGATCGTGATCACGCATCAGAAGCGGACGATGGAGGTCGCGGACGCCCTTTACGGCGTCTCCATGCAGGGTGACGGCGTCTCCAAGGTGATCAGCCAGCGTCTTCGCTGA
- a CDS encoding acylphosphatase, producing MNEHARLTAWVRGRVQRVGFRWFTRANAMEIGGLHGFALNLDDGRVQIVAEGPRENCHRLLEWLRSSDTPGAVDGVTEIWGDPRGGYDGFAIR from the coding sequence ATGAACGAACACGCACGGCTCACCGCGTGGGTACGCGGCCGAGTACAGCGCGTGGGCTTCCGCTGGTTCACCAGGGCAAACGCCATGGAGATCGGCGGCCTCCACGGCTTCGCACTCAATCTGGACGACGGCAGGGTGCAGATCGTGGCCGAGGGTCCACGTGAGAATTGCCACCGTCTCCTGGAGTGGCTCAGGTCCTCCGACACGCCCGGCGCCGTCGACGGTGTCACGGAAATCTGGGGCGATCCGCGCGGGGGCTACGACGGGTTCGCGATCCGCTGA
- a CDS encoding winged helix-turn-helix transcriptional regulator — protein MDDAIAFDVFDRQCPSRGTLEHVTGRWGSLTLGALYESGSRFNELRRRVDGVSEKMLSQTLHALERDGLVHREAQHTNPPRVDYELTPLGREVAGRLLGLIHLVEGRMPEVLAARERYDLTRERYDETRGSERTGRGGR, from the coding sequence ATGGACGACGCCATCGCCTTCGACGTGTTCGACCGGCAGTGTCCGTCGCGCGGCACGCTGGAGCACGTGACCGGTCGGTGGGGCAGCCTGACGCTGGGCGCGCTGTACGAGAGCGGCTCCCGCTTCAACGAGCTGCGGCGGCGCGTCGACGGGGTGAGCGAGAAGATGCTCTCGCAGACGCTGCACGCCCTGGAGCGGGACGGGCTCGTGCACCGCGAGGCGCAGCACACCAACCCGCCGCGGGTCGACTACGAACTGACGCCGCTCGGGCGCGAGGTCGCCGGGCGGCTGCTCGGCCTGATCCACCTGGTGGAGGGCCGCATGCCGGAGGTACTGGCGGCGCGCGAGCGCTACGACCTGACGCGCGAGCGTTACGACGAGACGCGCGGCAGCGAGCGGACCGGGCGCGGCGGGCGCTGA
- a CDS encoding CAP domain-containing protein, with the protein MGRHRRKNRAAVPVRTGLLGVSAAMAVGAVAVAAGLLPGSEVFTGGSEKTSAQQVREARSGDLNALGGASATPSERPSASMSRGAEGAAKSSKGLSSTSSKPSPSASATPTKQKPAPKAPEAKRPAAPEAKAPAKRTTAPERRFKPLPTKPPRTHAPVGSGESAAEAEVLALVNQERAKAGCSPVRPKASLASLADRFSSDMAARGFFDHTDPDGDTPWDRASQAGVGGLGGENIARGQADARTVMNSWMNSDGHRANILNCEYRTLGVGVSFAEGGPWWTQDFGY; encoded by the coding sequence ATGGGACGCCATCGCCGGAAGAACCGGGCCGCGGTGCCCGTACGTACCGGGCTTCTCGGGGTCTCCGCCGCCATGGCGGTGGGCGCCGTGGCCGTGGCCGCCGGTCTGCTGCCGGGCAGCGAGGTGTTCACCGGGGGAAGTGAGAAGACCAGCGCTCAGCAGGTGCGCGAGGCGCGCTCCGGTGACCTCAACGCCCTGGGCGGCGCCTCCGCCACCCCGTCCGAGCGTCCCTCCGCGTCGATGAGCCGTGGCGCCGAGGGGGCGGCGAAGTCGTCGAAGGGCCTGTCCTCCACGTCGAGCAAGCCGTCGCCGTCCGCGTCCGCGACGCCGACGAAGCAGAAGCCCGCGCCCAAGGCGCCCGAGGCGAAGCGGCCGGCGGCCCCTGAGGCGAAGGCCCCGGCGAAGCGGACCACCGCCCCGGAGCGCAGGTTCAAGCCCCTCCCGACGAAGCCGCCCCGCACCCACGCTCCCGTCGGCTCCGGCGAGTCCGCGGCCGAGGCAGAGGTGCTGGCCCTGGTCAACCAGGAGCGCGCGAAGGCCGGCTGCAGCCCGGTCCGCCCGAAGGCGTCGCTGGCCTCCCTCGCGGACAGGTTCAGCTCGGACATGGCGGCGCGCGGCTTCTTCGACCACACCGACCCGGACGGGGACACCCCGTGGGACCGGGCCTCGCAGGCCGGTGTCGGCGGACTCGGCGGCGAGAACATCGCCCGCGGCCAGGCCGACGCCCGGACCGTCATGAACTCCTGGATGAACAGCGACGGCCACCGCGCGAACATTCTCAACTGCGAGTACCGGACGCTGGGCGTGGGTGTCTCCTTCGCCGAGGGCGGCCCGTGGTGGACGCAGGACTTCGGCTACTGA
- the mutM gene encoding bifunctional DNA-formamidopyrimidine glycosylase/DNA-(apurinic or apyrimidinic site) lyase has product MPELPEVEVVRRGLEQWVAGRTVGSVEVLHPRAVRRHLGGGEDFAARLEGHRIGVARRRGKYLWLPLEDSGAAVLGHLGMSGQLLVQPEAAADEKHLRIRIRFEDGLGTELRFVDQRTFGGLSLHDTTPDGLPDAIAHIARDPLDPEFDDAAFHTALRLRRTTVKRALLDQSLISGVGNIYADEALWRAKLHYDRPTASLTRPRSAELLGHVRDVMKAALAVGGTSFDSLYVNVNGESGYFDRSLDAYGREDEPCRRCGTPMRRRPWMNRSSYFCPRCQRPPRPVRSLPRVSS; this is encoded by the coding sequence GTGCCCGAGTTGCCCGAGGTGGAAGTCGTGCGACGGGGGCTTGAGCAATGGGTCGCCGGCCGGACCGTGGGGAGCGTGGAGGTCCTGCATCCGCGCGCCGTGCGCAGGCACCTCGGTGGCGGCGAGGACTTCGCCGCACGGCTCGAGGGGCATCGCATCGGGGTGGCCCGGCGACGCGGGAAGTACCTGTGGCTGCCGCTGGAGGACAGCGGTGCCGCTGTCCTCGGGCATCTCGGCATGAGCGGGCAGCTGCTCGTCCAGCCCGAGGCCGCCGCCGACGAGAAGCACCTCCGGATCCGGATCCGGTTCGAGGACGGCCTCGGCACGGAGCTCCGCTTCGTCGACCAGCGCACCTTCGGCGGACTCTCGCTCCACGACACCACCCCCGACGGCCTGCCGGACGCGATCGCCCACATCGCCCGGGACCCGCTCGATCCCGAGTTCGACGACGCCGCCTTCCACACGGCGCTGCGGCTGCGGCGTACGACGGTCAAGCGCGCCCTGCTCGACCAGTCCCTGATCAGCGGGGTCGGCAACATCTACGCCGACGAGGCCCTGTGGCGCGCCAAACTGCACTACGACCGGCCCACCGCGAGCCTCACCCGCCCCAGGTCCGCCGAACTCCTCGGCCATGTACGGGACGTGATGAAGGCCGCCCTCGCCGTCGGCGGCACCAGCTTCGACAGCCTCTACGTCAATGTGAACGGTGAATCGGGCTACTTCGACCGGTCGCTGGACGCCTACGGGCGCGAGGACGAGCCCTGCCGCCGCTGTGGCACACCGATGCGCCGACGCCCCTGGATGAACCGGTCGAGCTACTTCTGCCCGCGCTGTCAGCGCCCGCCGCGCCCGGTCCGCTCGCTGCCGCGCGTCTCGTCGTAA